In Rhodamnia argentea isolate NSW1041297 chromosome 4, ASM2092103v1, whole genome shotgun sequence, the following proteins share a genomic window:
- the LOC115725803 gene encoding uncharacterized protein LOC115725803 produces the protein MASALLSTGLFVPSNNGGKTAGFRFRNSWSSFHGELLSKANLVKREISSNARGRLVIASVVVWQLTQRETVVPDPDYRIPIVLLGVAGGLAYTNNLLPAAPVGLLGLLLLFQTTRVRFVFDDEALEVKVGEELQESGENVFVGGKNRWKYSTFVNWELWWPNFPVLVYFKETQTKPDGQVHFFPVIFNGKQLYDVMVERAGPSKTSRPKQS, from the exons atggcaaGCGCGCTCTTGTCCACCGGTCTCTTCGTCCCGTCGAATA ATGGGGGGAAAACTGCTGGGTTCCGCTTTAGGAACTCCTGGAGCTCCTTTCATGGCGAATTGCTTTCCAAAGCCAATCTAGTGAAGAGGGAAATTAGCAGCAACGCGAGAGGACGCCTTGTTATTGCCTCCGTGGT TGTATGGCAGCTCACGCAGAGAGAGACTGTAGTTCCTGACCCTGATTATAGAATACCCATTGTCTTACTCG GTGTGGCTGGTGGATTAGCCTATACAAACAATCTGTTACCTGCTGCCCCCGTTGGTCTACTTGGTCTGCTCTTATTATTTCAG ACTACTAGAGTGAGATTTGTCTTTGATGATGAGGCTCTG GAGGTGAAAGTTGGAGAGGAGCTTCAAGAATCAGGTGAAAATGTTTTCGTAGGAGGGAAAAATCGGTGGAA ATACTCCACCTTCGTGAATTGGGAGCTCTGGTGGCCAAATTTTCCTGTCCTTGTGTACTTCAAAGAGACGCAAACAAAACCAGATGGACAAGTGCACTTCTTCCCAGTAATTTTC AATGGGAAGCAACTATATGATGTCATGGTGGAGAGAGCTGGTCCTTCGAAAACAAGCAGGCCAAAACAATCCTAA
- the LOC115725801 gene encoding uncharacterized protein LOC115725801: MANAWKRDKQPQFLSSKFLLLLFSSSLCLLIFYFLSLRPSSNPYPNPTPTLSSPKSRFSSPSISPFDCFASPQAHPVIANVVEGVKHPFLFSLSDFGSLPDKPHKNIVRTLKGKAFRRPDISVTVQELLEGFRSEGRDGVFVDVGANVGMASFAAAVMGFRVLAFEPVFENLQRICDGIWMNRVGELMDLFEAAASDRVGNITFHKLVGRLDNSAVSAAGAKLAFKSNEEIELQVRSIPLDKVIPESEPVLLIKIDVQGWEHHVLKGAVKLLLRKAGEAPYLIYEEDERLLQASNSSSKEIREFLHSVGYIHCTQHGTDAHCTKKG; this comes from the exons ATGGCAAACGCATGGAAGAGGGACAAACAACCCCAGTTCCTCTCCTCcaagttcctcctcctcctcttctcctcctccctctgcCTCCTCATCTTCTACTTCCTCTCCCTCCGACCCTCCTCCAACCCTTACCCCAACCCCACCCCGACCCTCTCCTCCCCCAAATCCCGCTTCTCCTCCCCCTCCATCTCCCCCTTCGACTGCTTCGCGTCCCCCCAGGCTCACCCCGTGATCGCCAACGTCGTCGAGGGCGTCAAGCACCCCTTCCTCTTCTCGCTCTCCGATTTCGGGTCGCTCCCCGATAAGCCCCACAAGAACATCGTCAGGACGCTCAAGGGCAAGGCCTTCCGGAGGCCCGACATATCGGTGACGGTTCAGGAGCTTCTGGAGGGGTTCAGGAGCGAAGGCAGAGATGGAGTTTTCGTGGATGTGGGCGCCAATGTGGGGATGGCCAGCTTCGCCGCCGCGGTGATGGGGTTCAGGGTTTTGGCTTTCGAGCCGGTTTTCGAGAACTTGCAGAGGATTTGCGATGGCATTTGGATGAATCGGGTTGGGGAGCTGATGGATTTGTTCGAGGCTGCTGCGTCGGATAGGGTTGGGAACATCACATTTCACAAG TTGGTCGGCCGGCTTGACAACAGTGCTGTCTCAGCCGCCGGTGCCAAGTTGGCATTCAAGTCCAATGAAGAAATAGAACTTCAAGTAAGGTCCATCCCACTGGACAAAGTGATACCGGAGTCAGAACCCGTGCTTCTCATTAAAATAGATGTTCAGGGCTGGGAGCATCACGTACTGAAGGGGGCTGTGAAGTTGCTGTTGAGAAAGGCAGGCGAGGCACCGTATTTGATTTATGAGGAGGACGAACGGCTGTTGCAGGCAAGTAACAGCAGTTCCAAGGAAATTCGAGAATTTCTGCACTCTGTTGGGTACATACATTGCACCCAGCACGGTACAGACGCCCATTGCACCAAGAAAGGCTGA
- the LOC115725804 gene encoding protein BUNDLE SHEATH DEFECTIVE 2, chloroplastic-like, whose amino-acid sequence MANSLCFAPACSVKPPPRAGAVIGNSFAGKVLRVNEACIGTKVARFRSLEVKAAENSRDTKPRSIVCANCDGNGAVLCSQCKGTGVNSVDHFNGQFKAGAICWLCRGKRDMLCGDCNGAGFLGGFMSTFDE is encoded by the exons ATGGCAAATTCTCTATGCTTTGCTCCGGCTTGTTCTGTCAAGCCTCCACCCAGAGCGG GAGCAGTGATTGGCAATTCGTTTGCCGGAAAAGTTCTCAGAGTGAATGAAGCGTGTATCGGGACTAAAGTTGCAAGATTTCGGTCTTTGGAAGTAAAG GCTGCGGAGAATAGTCGAGACACCAAGCCCCGAAGCATCGTCTGTGCTAATTGTGATGGAAATG GTGCAGTGCTGTGTTCCCAATGCAAAGGGACTGGAGTAAACTCCGTAGACCACTTCAACGGACAGTTTAAAGCTGGTGCGATATGTTGGCTTTGCAG AGGCAAAAGGGACATGTTGTGCGGGGACTGCAACGGAGCTGGCTTCCTCGGTGGATTCATGAGCACATTTGACGAATGA